The Ooceraea biroi isolate clonal line C1 chromosome 3, Obir_v5.4, whole genome shotgun sequence genome contains the following window.
CAGATCTCAGTCAACTTGTCAGCAACGGTAGGATGAAGTTTCGTTCTGAGCGAGGTTCTTGCTACAACCAGCAGGACTTGCTTCGTGGGATCGATCGGAATTTTTAATGACTCCAGCACTTCCAACACTTTAGCACGAGCCAGGTCGAAGCCTTCCGTGAGCACCCTGGGATGCAATCCCTCACCTATGTACAGATCAGCTTGCTTCAAGAGTTCACCGATTACCAACACAGTGCTGGTTGTACCGTCGCCAGTCATGTCATCTTGAGCAGTGGATGCTCTTGCTATTAAGGATGCTGTGGGATGTTGAATTTGCATCTCATGAAGGAGCACATTACCATCCTTGGTAATCTTTATGTCTCCAGCTCCAGACACTAACCtggagatttaattaattaattaataatttttattcataaatcTTCTTTTTACAGTTAAATTTTAACGCACGCTATATGTATGGTTTTACATGGAGGGGATAAAAGCTACATCGAGTACGAAAATATCATTCGCGGAACGTCAATGCTCCTTTTCACCGGCGATAAGCAAATCATGTCCTAATAAGGAGAATAGCGCGGCGTCGTAATCGCATCTTTTACGATCCTAACGAAACCGCCAAATTAATAATCCATttttattcaagattaaagATTTCGTAGCACGAAAAAATCGATGCGAGAACGTGTATGCTTCAGCGTGTGAAATCGGCACGCGTGAATCTGCGGATACATACATCTTCGTGGTTCCCTTGGGTCCCAAATTGGTCTTCATTATATCCTGAATTCCCTTGGCGGCGGAGATGTTCACCCCTAATGCTtggctcgctcgcgcgtgctCGGCATTTGGATTCAGTAAACCGATGGACGCCATTCTCGTTTGTTTAGGAAATTTACGAAACGAAATTCGTAAAGATTTAAGACACCGAGAGGACACTCTTCTCGATTATTCTTCGACTTCGTCTTCAAACGTGCTTGCTGTCTGTCGAAACAATGCTGATTTCCATGTGCGACACGTTATTAAGATGTTCTCACAGACGGCGAAACACAATCCACCAATCACGAATTTATGAATTCTGACACGATGGCTGAGTTCAGTTAACGCTTCAAATGCTCCAGAATATTTTCCatccgttttctttttctaaataggaagaaggaaagaaaatattcgGAAGTATTTGAAGCATCAATTAGATCGCAGCTAATGACGTAATATCTATACCAGAAAGAATTAAACTATTCCCTTCCATTTTATTGCTGATAAAATCCTCGTTTAATTTTTGCTATATCTCCATTTATGAACGTCTGCttcttttgaagaaattgagtctttatttataaaaaaaactaataaacatgtcaatcttcgaaatcgtaattattttctaatacttttcttcATCTCTCGGAATCCTCTCTcaagaaaaagtaaataaaggtTCCATTTCCTCAAAAAAAGagcactgaattaatttgcgcaccTAATAGAtgtatgcaatattttttcgttctaatatatatatatatatataaatcattgatatgtatattaattgtttatacgtatatgtattaaaatatatgtatatacaaaaaattattttcttgcaaaaagaatatttcggTTCCCTTATGAAGCAGAAGTTCTGAATGGAATAATGataagtttaaaataaaagaatatgagTATCACATGCATGCAAATCCTTCAGTCTGTTTTTCAGCGctctagtattattatttaaacttcaaataaattctcgcttttttaTGGTTTTGAAGAGTTGGCATCAGAGTTTGTAAAATGTCATACATAAACATAACTTCaaaaaacaatagtaaacgCGATAAGCAATAAAAAGCTATATATGCTTTTCGTATTCAGTTTTTCTGCACCCAATTTAGCACCTTCGGATTACCATTTATTCCAAACGATACAATACTTTTTAACTAGTACTCTTAAAATATGGCTGAGATacgaaatttgaaatttatttatgagatgacagaaaatcgtaaaacacgagggcaaatattttgataactgaattttcttgcatatatatattatacctaGAACGAAAACCTAGTGCAAAAAGTGACTAATTGTTTTGCATACATCTAATTGTCTTATTTTATTCGTTacttgagaaaataaaaaatatgtcttatttattacttagtacttaagaaaatatcttatttaacttatttattacttgagaaaaaaaattatatagcatctcaaataaaagtataataaaggTTTTTGCATCGAGTGGCGATAATTAAGCAAGAAGCTGTTCAATTGTTgtttaaacgtaaattattttattcacaagTGTCATGCATTTAACTATATCGTTGAACAAAAATCTTTATGTCGAACAAAAGACACGCACACATCCATGTTTTATATACTCGATGTGTATGCGCGTACGCACACTCAGAATTTCAAATTCtattaaattgtttcttaTAGTACTATGTTTTCAACAGtcaatacatattaaaaaaccgacattaaactttctttggtAATACTTTAATACCTGATTTTGCAGAACCCTTTTCTCGATGAAAGACATTCATAAAGAAAACATGTTTTGTTTCAAAACATTTTCGGGTAACATTATCACTTATTACTAACTCTTATGCAATAATACGGgcaacaatataaatttactctctatatatttacttttttcaaaaaaaataaatattctttcttaGAACAATAAGGATTTTCAGATCAGATACCAaagatatacttaaattatggCTACAGTAGTAAATCAACGATCTTAAGACCCAACCATTTATATATCGCAAGTATACtttcgtgaaaaatatattaaaatatcagattattccataaaaataaaacgcatAGTTCTCTCTCTGTGTGCGTCTATTAATTAGAtagaaaatatgttaatatgttCCTCTAAGTCCTAAATGCACATCTTTTAAACCATCTACTCAAAatactttctttcctttttctcagTTAGTCAGTCtcataaattaacaatttatttgtaGTCAGGTTTAAATCttctactactactacttcTTCTGCGTTACCTCCATTGGCCTCATGTATGCTCTCTGCGTCTTCTGCTTCTTGTAGAGAACCATTGTTGATGATGGCAGGAACATCCTTTGTTACGGTCTCATTTAACATTTGCGGTACTAAATTTATGTCATCAGTTTCATCTTCGGTAATTGCATTTTCCattgtttcttcttttacaataatgacttcttgctctttcttttttcctctctttattTCAAGTTTTCCATTGTTTGCCTCACTTTCTGTATTTCCCTTCTTTTGTTTGTGTTCTGTTTGTGTCATTTCAGCAATAGTGTTACCCTTTTCTTCAATGTTTGCTTCGGGTATTGCTACTTCTTCTGCTTGAGCGTTGTTGACCTTTTTTGCCCTAGAATGATGTTTTGCTCTGGAAACAGGTTTCTTCAAGTCTTTGGTATCTTttgcttttaaattattttctgtcgCTGCTGTAGTCTCAATATCATGTTCCACAGTTCCTGATTTCTTTGGTAATACTTTAGTATCTGATTTTGTAGAACCCTTTTTTGACCTTTCCTTGGACTTCACCTTCACTAAAgacaaaatttgtataatgtaaaatatgacGTTACTTGAATGCACACAAAATACAATGGGAACTTATACAAGCATGCACACATATAAACAAAACatagtatttttcaaaactttttcttgtatttcCATAGTATTTAGTCtgcaaatattcataaaatataaactttaataCCACAACAAATGATcaaacttataaaataaactttgtataaattttaatctattttatacaaaggtataaattatacgaaatgctttaaaatattgtttttagtGTAGATGTTTTTTCAAActtgaaataagttttttttttaaatggaaattctatttttcattgctttttttaatttctgttaatataatatcgttGTTAATAGAAGGATCTTAGGTCAGAGAATTTCGGAAACTTACGTGCATCACCAATATCTGCTTCGGTCTTTTTCGCTCTACCGCGAGTTTTTTTATTGGTCACGAGTTCTTCCTCTGTATCCACTTCTTCAACGGCTTTTTCAACGGCTTTAAAGGCTTTTGCAACGGCTTCAACGGCTTCTTCAACGATTTTGTGCTTCCTTAAAGTCTTCGTGGTAATCTGTTCCACTATTGGCTGCTGACTCTCCTCCTCCGCAGGCTTATTTACACGACGGCTCCTCTTCACGGGGGCAAATCTACCGGTCTCCTTCTCCTTGACATCTTTATCACTCTTGGTTGTGACCTTGTTTCCTCGCTTCTTCATGCCCGTTTCTTCAGGTACTTGAGATTGCACCTTCGCCGCGGCCGGCTTCTTCGTTCCCGCCTTTTTTGCCACCGCGGGTTTGCCACGC
Protein-coding sequences here:
- the LOC105286407 gene encoding cylicin-2, which translates into the protein MAPRRAKQTATEGTAVAADGNVTPPKKRKLANSVTEGPQRLKAPLRTRTKAAKREENAAADESASPPKRLRLRPRNATTKENVETEGTPRRVRVIKRQRQRRPTTAVENTGEEIAGQMVGEKSRGKPAVAKKAGTKKPAAAKVQSQVPEETGMKKRGNKVTTKSDKDVKEKETGRFAPVKRSRRVNKPAEEESQQPIVEQITTKTLRKHKIVEEAVEAVAKAFKAVEKAVEEVDTEEELVTNKKTRGRAKKTEADIGDALKVKSKERSKKGSTKSDTKVLPKKSGTVEHDIETTAATENNLKAKDTKDLKKPVSRAKHHSRAKKVNNAQAEEVAIPEANIEEKGNTIAEMTQTEHKQKKGNTESEANNGKLEIKRGKKKEQEVIIVKEETMENAITEDETDDINLVPQMLNETVTKDVPAIINNGSLQEAEDAESIHEANGGNAEEVVVVEDLNLTTNKLLIYETD